A region of Flavobacterium album DNA encodes the following proteins:
- a CDS encoding AAA family ATPase, with product MATAQKLNNALSQLKSTFIGKNEIIDLLGIGLIARENAFLLGPPGTAKSAIVRALSDRIVQGRNFEYLLTRFTEPNEIFGPFDIRKLKDGELVTNTEGMMPEASMVFLDEIFNANSAILNSLLMALNEKIFRRGKETRKLPALMFVGASNVLPEDEALNALLDRFLIRIKCDYVDPDQLHEVLLAGWKLENRLSDDLATIDADEIKELQAACREVDLTGIRQPYVDLVHNLRNTGIKVSDRRAVKLQNLIAASALMCGRMEATLSDLWVLKYIWDTEEQIEVLESIINAVIEKDTNPASHPQAAFNKAPNPEEVIKDVKLLAERWQDSSLSFEEKNVIKDKLRYLQTRCDWIANGEQKQYIQREIEALWQTILQTL from the coding sequence ATGGCTACGGCACAAAAATTAAACAACGCCTTATCGCAGCTTAAAAGCACTTTTATAGGCAAGAACGAAATTATAGACCTTTTGGGAATAGGCCTTATAGCCAGGGAGAATGCCTTTTTGCTGGGGCCTCCGGGAACGGCAAAAAGCGCTATTGTAAGAGCGTTATCCGACAGGATAGTGCAAGGCAGGAATTTTGAATACCTGCTTACCCGGTTTACCGAGCCTAACGAAATATTCGGGCCTTTCGATATCAGGAAACTGAAAGATGGGGAACTGGTTACAAACACCGAAGGTATGATGCCTGAAGCGTCAATGGTATTCCTTGATGAAATATTCAATGCCAACTCAGCAATACTCAACAGCCTTCTGATGGCGCTCAATGAAAAGATATTCAGGAGGGGTAAAGAGACCAGGAAGCTTCCCGCCCTGATGTTTGTAGGGGCAAGCAATGTCCTTCCCGAAGATGAGGCACTGAACGCCCTGCTGGATCGTTTCCTGATCCGTATAAAATGTGATTATGTAGACCCCGATCAGCTTCACGAAGTATTGCTGGCAGGCTGGAAGCTGGAAAACCGGCTTTCTGACGACCTGGCCACCATAGATGCCGACGAAATTAAAGAACTCCAGGCAGCATGCAGGGAGGTAGACCTCACGGGCATACGCCAGCCTTATGTAGACCTGGTGCACAACCTCAGGAACACCGGGATTAAAGTTTCCGACAGGAGGGCTGTAAAACTGCAGAACCTTATTGCGGCAAGCGCACTGATGTGCGGCCGCATGGAGGCAACACTTTCTGACTTGTGGGTGCTCAAGTATATATGGGACACCGAAGAGCAGATAGAAGTGCTGGAAAGCATAATAAACGCGGTTATTGAAAAGGATACCAATCCGGCAAGCCATCCGCAGGCTGCGTTCAATAAAGCCCCGAACCCTGAAGAAGTGATAAAGGACGTTAAGCTCCTTGCCGAAAGATGGCAGGACAGTTCGCTTTCTTTTGAAGAAAAGAACGTGATAAAAGACAAGCTAAGGTACCTGCAGACAAGGTGTGACTGGATAGCTAACGGCGAGCAAAAACAATATATTCAACGCGAGATCGAGGCCTTATGGCAAACTATACTGCAAACCCTGTAA
- a CDS encoding polysaccharide deacetylase family protein: MKSTYRLMPRIFHSFIIAVVILTGNLAGAQETIGNYKAFYGYGKYGTRDLIFLRKFTRNSIESYLAVDPQALETQMVPSKNIVASPLNWSELLSKYKDTPYVKAILTAKKQSFALQDAGIIHGFPKEHGVTLTIDLCPSHKPLDRIVFTSLITEFQKIEKPVPVALSVSGKFMLTHAEDIQWLKGLVTSGDITITWVNHTYNHHFDPKIPLKDNFLLEPGTDLDFEILGTEISMLERGLLPSVFFRFPGLVSDNAIVGRVTGYGLIPVGSDAWLAKGQHAQAGSIVLIHGNGNEPVGVEDFIALLRSQKNAVLAKQWLLYDLREAVDDEFKE, encoded by the coding sequence ATGAAAAGCACGTACAGGCTGATGCCACGCATATTTCATTCTTTCATCATAGCGGTCGTTATTTTAACAGGCAATCTCGCAGGCGCACAGGAAACGATAGGGAATTACAAAGCTTTTTACGGCTACGGCAAGTACGGAACACGCGACCTTATCTTTCTCAGGAAATTTACCAGGAACAGTATTGAAAGCTATCTCGCTGTCGATCCCCAAGCACTGGAGACACAAATGGTTCCTTCCAAAAATATAGTTGCAAGCCCGCTCAACTGGTCAGAGCTTTTATCAAAATACAAGGATACACCCTACGTTAAGGCCATTCTCACTGCAAAGAAACAGTCGTTTGCTTTGCAGGATGCAGGGATCATCCATGGCTTTCCAAAAGAACATGGTGTAACACTGACCATCGACCTTTGCCCTTCGCACAAGCCATTGGACAGGATCGTTTTCACCTCGCTCATTACAGAGTTCCAAAAGATAGAAAAGCCTGTACCTGTAGCGCTATCGGTTAGCGGCAAGTTTATGCTCACGCATGCGGAAGACATCCAATGGCTCAAAGGCCTTGTAACTTCAGGCGATATTACTATTACATGGGTAAACCACACCTATAACCACCATTTTGACCCTAAAATACCACTGAAGGATAATTTCCTTCTTGAGCCGGGAACTGACCTTGATTTTGAAATACTCGGCACCGAGATCTCCATGCTGGAGCGTGGGTTGCTGCCTTCAGTCTTCTTCCGCTTTCCGGGCCTTGTTTCGGATAATGCCATCGTAGGGCGCGTAACCGGTTACGGGCTTATTCCAGTCGGCAGCGATGCATGGCTGGCGAAAGGGCAGCACGCACAGGCGGGTAGTATTGTCCTGATTCATGGCAATGGCAATGAGCCTGTTGGCGTCGAAGATTTTATCGCATTATTAAGGTCCCAAAAAAATGCCGTTCTTGCCAAACAATGGCTCCTGTATGATTTGCGCGAGGCTGTTGATGATGAGTTTAAGGAGTAG
- a CDS encoding amidohydrolase family protein, protein METREAGGEELPMINCHTHIFTADHVPPYLAKTFVSGIFWGVLYRILSLKWIVTLFRKWYKGPYRWQFKPWYKRLAIALYHIRMGIARSAVLSLFYWALGLWLLLHIAYMIFPDVLPQIKAWLISYHILLWHKKTFPEILTVLAFWLFFPTGRNLLFFLLKKGWSVFRSLPGKGTKELVLRYLTIGRFAFYTTQAGIFRRLRDQYPSKTSFVILPMDMEYMGAGKVTTDFYTQMEDLRKMKKILKDVIYPFLFVDPRRMADDENFFKYTIANDRIVLEPCVVKTYVEENGFSGFKIYPALGYYPFDERLLVLWLYAQENNIPIMTHCIRGTIFYRGKKEKQWDRHPIFQQANGKGKYIPLLLPETSNKDFSVNFTHPLNYLCLLEEELLRKVVQKAPGLHKVFGYTDENTTLTHNLSRLKICFAHFGGEDEWHRFFELDRDLYSSQVLKNPTVGITFLKSKTGKRTDGKIEQLWKGCDWYSIICSMMLQFDNVYADISYIAHDNAIHSLLKSTLKHDNTKLRSRVLFGTDFYVVRNHKSEKQILSDTIAGLSSEEFDLIARRNPRSYLNLINN, encoded by the coding sequence ATGGAAACAAGGGAAGCCGGAGGCGAAGAACTGCCGATGATCAATTGCCATACCCATATTTTTACGGCCGACCATGTGCCGCCATATTTGGCAAAAACATTCGTTTCGGGCATCTTTTGGGGTGTACTGTATCGCATTCTCTCCCTGAAATGGATCGTAACCTTATTCCGGAAATGGTATAAAGGGCCTTATCGCTGGCAATTTAAGCCCTGGTACAAACGGCTGGCAATTGCACTTTATCATATCCGTATGGGAATTGCACGGTCTGCCGTTTTATCACTCTTCTATTGGGCGTTAGGCCTGTGGCTGTTGCTGCATATTGCGTATATGATTTTTCCGGATGTGCTGCCCCAAATTAAAGCCTGGCTCATCAGTTACCATATATTGCTGTGGCATAAAAAAACATTCCCTGAAATCCTTACGGTGCTGGCGTTCTGGCTGTTTTTCCCTACCGGCAGAAACCTCTTGTTCTTTCTCCTCAAAAAAGGCTGGTCGGTTTTCAGGTCGCTACCGGGAAAAGGCACCAAAGAGCTGGTACTGCGTTACCTCACCATTGGTCGCTTTGCATTTTATACCACACAGGCAGGGATATTCCGCAGGCTGAGGGACCAGTATCCGTCAAAGACATCCTTTGTAATACTGCCTATGGATATGGAATATATGGGAGCGGGAAAAGTCACGACCGATTTTTACACCCAGATGGAAGACCTCAGGAAAATGAAAAAGATACTGAAGGATGTTATCTACCCGTTCCTGTTCGTCGATCCCAGAAGGATGGCCGATGATGAGAATTTCTTTAAATATACCATTGCCAACGATAGGATTGTTTTAGAGCCCTGCGTAGTAAAAACATATGTAGAGGAAAACGGCTTTTCAGGTTTCAAGATATATCCCGCATTGGGCTATTACCCGTTTGATGAGCGGCTTTTGGTACTGTGGCTGTATGCACAGGAGAACAACATCCCGATCATGACGCACTGCATTAGGGGAACCATTTTTTATCGCGGCAAAAAAGAAAAGCAATGGGACAGGCACCCTATTTTTCAGCAGGCCAATGGCAAAGGAAAATACATTCCGCTGCTATTGCCTGAGACCTCGAATAAAGATTTCAGCGTTAATTTCACGCATCCGCTAAATTACCTTTGCCTGTTGGAAGAAGAGTTGCTGCGAAAAGTTGTGCAAAAGGCGCCCGGCCTGCACAAAGTGTTTGGCTATACCGATGAAAACACGACTCTTACCCATAACCTTTCAAGGCTTAAAATATGCTTTGCCCATTTTGGCGGCGAGGACGAATGGCACCGATTCTTTGAGCTTGACCGCGACCTCTACAGCAGCCAGGTGCTTAAGAACCCAACGGTAGGAATCACTTTTTTGAAAAGCAAAACCGGCAAAAGAACCGATGGCAAGATCGAGCAGTTATGGAAAGGCTGCGACTGGTACTCCATAATATGCAGTATGATGCTCCAGTTTGACAACGTATATGCCGATATCAGCTACATTGCCCATGACAATGCCATCCATTCTTTGCTAAAGTCGACGCTGAAACACGACAATACCAAACTGAGGAGCCGGGTATTATTTGGTACTGACTTTTATGTGGTGCGCAACCATAAATCTGAAAAGCAGATACTCTCCGATACCATTGCGGGCCTTAGCAGCGAAGAATTCGACCTGATAGCGCGCCGGAACCCGAGAAGCTACCTCAATTTAATAAATAACTGA